The following coding sequences lie in one Apium graveolens cultivar Ventura chromosome 1, ASM990537v1, whole genome shotgun sequence genomic window:
- the LOC141670682 gene encoding protein FAR1-RELATED SEQUENCE 5-like — MYAIRTQWIGAYMKQHFSADMTTTSRSESTNSFFDEYVQSSTGLKEFIENSQKALETQYLKEVKADYDSEQLEMRLVLHSSLEMHASEIYTKEMFKRFQKELMKSTCYIVNSVKNNGTYMSKLYLVEKATLPENCRRKYRVTVFMYEKIQCSCKKFEHSGMICKHIIRYLDKKQKIKIPKSLIIGRWIINGNKIAGPLPYAPPGIGNDGASQPLRYGALCKSFQDLASSGSCSVSRYKYLMGVIDREKRYLKDAFADEEHRERTHEVKTQEDYQHDPIFDLPTLKTKGRKKTKRYKSGIETATSKIKIKPKKCNYCGAIGGEHDARNCPLREEHDRRNF; from the coding sequence ATGTATGCTATTAGAACTCAATGGATTGGTGCTTACATGAAGCAACATTTTTCCGCCGACATGACTACAACTTCAAGAAGCGAGTCTACAAATTCTTTTTTTGATGAATATGTGCAATCATCTACCGGTTTGAAGGAATTCATTGAGAACTCCCAAAAGGCTTTGGAGACACAATATCTGAAGGAGGTTAAAGCCGATTATGACAGCGAACAATTGGAAATGAGATTAGTTTTGCACTCATCCTTGGAAATGCATGCATCCGAAATCTACACGAAAGAAATGTTCAAACGGTTTCAAAAGGAGCTTATGAAAAGTACATGTTACATCGTGAACAGTGTCAAAAATAATGGAACTTATATGTCGAAACTGTATTTGGTTGAGAAGGCTACCCTGCCGGAGAATTGCAGAAGAAAATATCGAGTGACGGTTTTCATGTACGAAAAAATTCAATGCTCGTGTAAGAAGTTTGAACATTCCGGGATGATTTGCAAACACATAATCCGTTATCTTGacaaaaaacaaaaaatcaaGATACCGAAAAGTCTCATCATTGGTAGGTGGATAATTAACGGCAACAAAATTGCGGGGCCTCTTCCATATGCTCCTCCCGGTATTGGTAATGATGGTGCGTCACAACCATTAAGGTATGGTGCATTGTGCAAATCTTTTCAAGATTTAGCTTCTTCCGGTAGTTGTTCTGTTTCACGGTATAAATACTTAATGGGTGTGATTGATAGAGAGAAGAGATACTTGAAAGATGCTTTTGCGGATGAAGAGCATAGAGAAAGAACCCATGAGGTGAAAACTCAAGAGGACTACCAACATGATCCAATATTTGATCTTCCAACGTTGAAAACTAAAGGAAGGAAGAAAACAAAAAGATATAAAAGTGGAATTGAGACGGCAACTTCAAAGATCAAGATCAAGCCTAAAAAGTGCAATTATTGTGGGGCGATCGGAGGAGAACATGATGCAAGAAACTGTCCCCTAAGGGAGGAGCATGATCGAAGAAATTTTTAG
- the LOC141663847 gene encoding uncharacterized protein LOC141663847 yields MEYKEKTPSVIARLMGLYESRPQRPIHKQYRVLSEDYLRKSASIDLLLKQSACTGRSLRMSRMKMPESKDVFERHEQQIQYIGISKEKETSWALKEGIRFDKLNFKDAQCVELDGRFRGALKSSNTPENIRCNKKRLLNYLPKRDNLLPDQLCTFSQRSVFQLYDDPTYRKDEHCWNLEKTALRRNVLRSPQKLEYDSDTLEDLHNDLRNILKMRVKVKKRIPVIDEARETGKILINLEPCKHSFATSRKNNIETEVPRSAVGAGDNAVNKTKRRMPFRSSFRNLEKQEQVSYPYSNWSTFTRERKNIDSGWRKMQVGTTTKFSTVSESLYSSDQQRPEKTYKLNRAECSIFTENSGKSKLSQPLGVNSKHGMKKDVVTRLSKFRSSPSFPSANGNSNFKNQNDGFRSDEYLRPEESVTEAGNRFRNQKFSEKSMPKPEDLTFSYETSSSYGYMDLENNHRTEESVLNEHGSELEDKNLSEEILKKSVPDVLHTTAGQDSIIRSPEEGIMFSSCFEFEPELTSSWRNTHQPSPNSVLNPLYEDEILSDIECFEGAGPADANLIGLWKKLQVLKSDVEDKLSDPGMMVSSDEGTRDVSDEYLQESGNSGVFRAKETRDFSYLVDVMDEAGFYNTNWEIDIDKLHSPDSAVNPLVFEVLEKKYGYQISWETCERRLLFDRINSGLMEILHPCLDIPEWAYSLSTWLGTQPKRNVIEEKLWNSLVSQEKEVNKGLSEKAVGGDISWLKLGGDIDIIVRDIVNSLFDELVAELGMYRVAAESVIL; encoded by the exons ATGGAATATAAAGAAAAAACACCCAGTGTCATTGCAAGACTGATGGGTCTCTATGAATCGCGACCTCAGCGGCCCATTCACAAACAGTACAGAGTGCTTTCTGAGGACTATCTTCGCAAAAGTGCTTCAATAGATCTATTATTGAAGCAATCCGCTTGCACTGGGCGATCATTGAGGATGAGCAGAATGAAGATGCCAGAGTCTAAGGATGTCTTTGAAAGGCACGAGCAGCAAATACAGTATATTGGAATTTCTAAAGAAAAGGAAACTTCATGGGCATTGAAAGAAGGCATAAGATTTGATAAGCTAAATTTTAAGGATGCGCAATGTGTTGAATTGGATGGAAGGTTCCGGGGTGCATTGAAATCCAGTAACACACCGGAAAATATACGTTGTAACAAAAAAAGATTACTGAACTATCTCCCCAAAAGGGATAATTTGCTTCCTGATCAGCTCTGTACATTCAGTCAAAGATCAGTCTTTCAGTTGTATGATGATCCAACttatagaaaagatgaacattGCTGGAATCTTGAGAAAACGGCTTTGCGACGAAATGTTTTGAGATCTCCTCAAAAACTTGAATATGATTCAGATACCTTGGAAGATCTTCATAATGATTTGCGGAACATATTAAAAATGCGAGTGAAGGTGAAAAAAAGGATCCCTGTTATTGATGAAGCAAGAGAGACAGGAAAAATCCTAATTAATTTGGAACCTTGTAAGCACAGTTTTGCTACTTCTAGGAAAAATAATATTGAAACCGAGGTACCCAGATCAGCTGTTGGAGCTGGCGACAACGCAGTAAACAAAACTAAAAGAAGAATGCCATTTCGTTCGAGTTTCCGTAATTTGGAAAAGCAAGAGCAAGTATCATATCCTTATTCAAATTGGTCAACATTTACCAGAGAAAGGAAGAATATAGATTCTGGATGGCGGAAAATGCAAGTTGGAACAACTACCAAGTTTTCTACAGTTAGTGAATCGCTATATTCTTCTGATCAGCAAAGGCCTGAAAAAACCTACAAGCTTAACAGAGCAGAATGCAGTATTTTTACTGAAAATAGTGGAAAATCAAAATTGAGTCAACCTTTGGGTGTTAACAGCAAGCATGGCATGAAGAAAGATGTTGTCACTAGGTTGTCTAAATTCAGATCATCTCCCTCATTCCCTAGTGCCAATGGAAATTCTAATTTTAAGAACCAAAATGATGGTTTCCGCAGTGACGAGTACCTGAGGCCTGAAGAATCCGTTACTGAAGCAGGAAATAGGTTCAGGAACCAAAAGTTTTCCGAAAAAAGTATGCCAAAACCTGAAGACTTGACATTTTCTTATGAAACATCTTCGTCTTATGGATATATGGATTTGGAAAATAATCATAGAACAGAAGAATCCGTCTTGAATGAACATGGAAGCGAACTGGAGGATAAAAATTTGtcagaagaaattttaaagaagtcTGTGCCTGATGTCTTACACACTACGGCCGGCCAG GATTCAATAATAAGATCTCCTGAAGAAGGAATTATGTTTTCAAGCTGTTTTGAGTTTGAGCCGGAATTAACTTCGAGTTGGAGGAACACTCACCAGCCTAGTCCAAACTCAGTTCTGAATCCACTTTATGAGGATGAGATCTTATCGGATATTGAATGTTTTGAGGGCGCTGGACCTGCTGATGCTAATCTCATCG GCCTCTGGAAGAAACTCCAGGTTCTAAAATCAGATGTCGAAGACAAACTTTCAGATCCGGGAATGATGGTTTCAAGCGATGAAGGTACCAGGGATGTATCTGATGAATATTTACAAGAAAGTGGAAATTCAGGAGTATTCAGAGCCAAAGAAACTAGAGATTTTTCCTACCTAGTTGATGTTATGGATGAGGCTGGGTTCTATAATACAAACTGGGAGATTGATATTGACAAACTGCATTCTCCAGATTCTGCTGTGAACCCCTTGGTATTTGAGGTGTTGGAGAAGAAATACGGTTATCAAATATCCTGGGAAACATGTGAAAGAAGGCTTTTATTTGACCGAATAAACTCAGGGTTGATGGAGATTTTGCATCCATGCTTGGACATCCCTGAGTGGGCATATTCTTTAAGTACATGGCTTGGCACCCAACCGAAAAGGAATGTGATTGAAGAAAAATTGTGGAACTCGCTGGTAAGCCAGGAAAAGGAGGTGAACAAAGGATTGTCAGAGAAAGCGGTCGGAGGTGATATAAGTTGGTTAAAGCTAGGAGGTGATATTGATATTATTGTTAGGGATATAGTAAATTCTTTATTTGATGAGCTTGTGGCAGAGTTAGGTATGTATAGGGTTGCGGCGGAATCAGTTATTCTATAA
- the LOC141670754 gene encoding protein FAR1-RELATED SEQUENCE 5-like has product MTSFLFKACSSSSSKNDNYDYYTPVRRNPVARPKLFVDEDIVNLDSDDNMNNVGGDNIDIDNVSVHNVDNNVGGNNVGGHNVDDNLGGDNVGGHNVDNNVDGDNFDGENVDNVKYEKNVEKKNHGFKNSNDVVPYVGKIFDTLDDAEAFYRNYGRKEGFEIIIRNTHKRTNTNEPSYCLFICRKGERVGATSLDFGKGKRVREVIPRTNCGARMCVVHKVKMDKWQISSVDLEHNHKLVSPQKVQFFQRSLNIDPMTRSLIELFNKSGIETGKVMKFLSETKGGVENLGFFNQDVRNVIRDIRRRVFDSGDAECGLLFLRELQENSFGNFFYRVDVDDENRVRGLVWVDPRSMYAYKNFGDVVTFDSTYRTNRYCMPFITITGVNHHYQNILFGFALVRDETEASYKWVLRTWLEAVDNKPPLIIITDQDIVLGNAIAEVMPMPQTKHTYCTWHISSKFPKKLSYLYTNYPEFKTEFNAYVYKSLTPT; this is encoded by the coding sequence ATGACTTCTTTTTTATTTAAAGCTTGTAGTTCCTCTTCTAGTAAAAATGATAATTACGATTATTATACCCCCGTTAGACGAAATCCCGTAGCTCGTCCTAAGTTATTTGTTGATGAAGATATTGTAAATCTTGATAGTGATGATAATATGAATAATGTTGGTGGTGATAATATTGATATTGATAATGTTAGTGTTCATAATGTTGATAATAACGTTGGTGGTAATAATGTTGGCGGTCATAATGTTGATGATAATCTTGGTGGTGATAATGTTGGCGGTCATAATGTTGATAATAACGTTGATGGTGATAATTTTGACGGTGAAAATGTTGATAACGTAAAATATGAGAAAAATGTTGAGAAAAAGAATCATGGATTTAAGAATAGTAACGATGTTGTGCCTTATGTCGGTAAGATTTTCGATACATTGGATGATGCGGAAGCATTTTATAGGAATTATGGTCGAAAAGAGGGATTCGAGATAATAATTAGGAATACTCATAAGCGAACAAACACAAATGAACCATCATACTGTTTGTTTATTTGTCGAAAAGGTGAGAGAGTAGGAGCGACGTCGTTGGATTTTGGTAAAGGAAAACGAGTTAGAGAGGTAATTCCACGAACGAATTGTGGTGCTCGAATGTGTGTCGTTCACAAGGTGAAGATGGACAAATGGCAAATCAGTTCGGTGGATTTAGAACACAATCATAAATTGGTGTCGCCGCAAAAAGTTCAATTTTTTCAAAGATCACTCAACATAGATCCTATGACGCGATCATTGATTGAGTTGTTTAACAAATCGGGAATTGAGACGGGCAAAGTAATGAAGTTTCTTAGCGAGACAAAGGGGGGTGTTGAAAATCTTGGTTTTTTTAATCAAGACGTACGTAATGTCATACGTGATATTCGGCGCCGAGTGTTTGATTCGGGTGATGCGGAGTGTGGATTACTTTTTCTACGAGAACTACAAGAAAATAGTTTTGGTAATTTCTTTTATCGGGTGGATGTAGATGATGAGAATCGTGTACGGGGTTTGGTATGGGTTGATCCTCGGTCTATGTACGCGTACAAGAATTTTGGTGATGTGGTTACGTTTGATTCAACTTACCGGACGAATAGGTATTGTATGCCTTTCATAACTATTACGGGCGTaaaccaccattatcaaaatatACTATTTGGATTTGCACTTGTAAGGGATGAGACTGAGGCATCGTATAAGTGGGTTTTGAGGACATGGTTGGAAGCCGTCGACAATAAACCGCCTCTAATAATTATTACTGATCAAGACATTGTATTGGGAAATGCCATTGCCGAGGTCATGCCTATGCCACAAACAAAGCATACATATTGTACATGGCATATAAGTAGTAAGTTTCCCAAGAAGTTGTCTTATTTGTACACAAATTATCCGGAGTTCAAGACAGAGTTTAATGCATATGTGTACAAGTCGTTGACACCTACATAA